A window from Solanum stenotomum isolate F172 chromosome 7, ASM1918654v1, whole genome shotgun sequence encodes these proteins:
- the LOC125871586 gene encoding uncharacterized protein LOC125871586 isoform X1 encodes MDLNALPQPEDDDEIFGQQLEDDEPQEPILHSDERADYVTSAVEISRREREERIQKLKRQHPDDRPAYPSQPRMRDEIFQTKRQKPSSRLPPGWLDCPAFGQEIGCLIPSKVPLDETFNDCVLPGKRYSFRQVLHQQRVLGRKLGMVIDLTNTSRYYSLSDWRKEGIKHVKIQCRGRGSAPDNESVNLFVSEVSQFLARQKHAKKYILVHCTHGHNRTGFMIIHYLMRTLPISVSQAIKIFSDARPPGIYKPDYIDALYAFYHEKKPEMVVCPPTPEWKKSSELDLNGDAMPDDDDDGGPAAPLTDNLEAQVVTSNDDILGDAIPQDQQNCLRQFCYQALKMTPGGRGPQFPGSHPVSLDRENLQLLRQRYYYATWKADGTRYMMLIMMDGCFLIDRHFNFRRVQMRFPCRHTNEGLAEKTHHFTLLDGEMVIDTLPDTQKQERRYLIYDMMALNQVSVIERPFYERWRMIDKEVIGPRNHERQHIYQSRNPYYRYELEPFRVRRKDFFLLSTVTKLLKEFIPKLSHEADGLIFQGWDDPYVPRTHEGLLKWKYPEMNSVDFLFEVVDDREFLYLHERGKKKLMEGSRVVFPDGSDPSAYSGKIIECSFDTDNQKWIWMRTRVDKGTPNDYNTYRKVMRSITDNITEEVLLNEIYEIIRLPMYADRIQSDSKAHVRRR; translated from the exons ATGGATCTGAATGCCTTGCCACAGCCAGAGGATGACGACGAGATTTTTGGacaacaattagaagatgaTGAACCACAAGAACCTATTTTACATAGTGATGAGCGTGCAGATTATGTCACGAGTGCTGTAGAGATTTCACGTCGC GAGCGGGAGGAAAGGATTCAAAAACTTAAAAGACAACATCCAGATGATAGACCAGCATATCCATCTCAACCACGAATGCGGGATGAGATCTTTCAGACAAAGAGACAGAAACCTAGCAGCAGACTTCCTccag GTTGGTTGGATTGTCCTGCATTTGGACAGGAGATAGGTTGTCTTATTCCTTCAAAGGTTCCATTGGATGAAACTTTCAACGATTGTGTTCTTCCTGGCAAAAGATACTCGTTTAGGCAAGTCCTCCACCAACAGAGAGTTTTAGGAAGAAAA CTTGGTATGGTGATTGATCTCACCAATACAAGTCGATACTATTCATTGTCAGATTGGAGGAAAGAAGGCATCAAGCATGTAAAG ATTCAATGCAGAGGCCGCGGGTCTGCACCTGATAATGAGTCTGTAAATTTATTTGTCTCTGAg GTTTCACAATTTCTTGCCCGTCAGAAACATGCAAAGAAGTATATTCTTGTCCATTGCACACATGGGCATAATCGCACTGGGTTTATGATCATTCATTATCTTATGCGTACGCTGCCAATATCTGTCAGTCAG GCAATTAAAATTTTTTCTGATGCTCGTCCTCCTGGGATCTATAAGCCAGACTATATCGATGCCCTATATGCCTTCTATCATGAGAAAAAACCTGAAATGGTTGTTTGTCCACCAACACCTGAGTGGAAAAAATCTTCTGAGCTTGATTTGAATGGTGATGCTATGCCAGATGACGATGACGATGGAGGTCCTGCAGCTCCTTTGACT GACAATCTTGAAGCACAAGTAGTAACCTCAAATGATGACATTTTGGGAGATGCAATCCCACAAGATCAGCAAAATTGTTTACGACAGTTTTGTTATCAAGCACTGAAAATGACCCCAGGG GGTAGAGGCCCACAATTTCCTGGCTCACATCCAGTCTCTCTTGACAG GGAAAACTTGCAGTTATTAAGGCAGCGTTACTACTATGCCACTTGGAAGGCTGATGGGACACGATATATGATGCTGATCATGATGGATGGCTGTTTCTTAATTGATAGACATTTCAACTTCCGGAGGGTTCAGATGAGATTTCCTTGCAGACACACTAATGAA GGTTTAGCCGAAAAGACCCACCACTTCACTTTACTTGATGGAGAGATGGTAATTGATACTTTGCCTGACACACAGAAGCAGGAAAGGAGATACCTAATTTATGATATGATGGCTTTGAACCAGGTGTCTGTCATTGAG CGACCCTTTTATGAACGGTGGAGAATGATCGACAAAGAAGTGATTGGTCCAAGGAATCATGAACGTCAACATATATACCAGAGTAGAAACCCTTACTATAGATATGAGTTGGAGCCTTTCAGG GTGAGGAGGAAGGATTTTTTTCTGCTCTCTACTGTCACAAAACTTCTCAAAGAATTTATCCCAAAGCTTTCACATGAAGCTGATGGTCTTATTTTTCAG GGTTGGGATGATCCTTATGTTCCTCGCACGCATGAGGGTCTCTTGAAGTGGAAATACCCTGAAATGAACTCGGTCGACTTTCTGTTTGAG GTGGTCGACGATCGTGAATTTCTTTATCTACATGAACGAGGGAAGAAGAAACTAATGGAGGGGAGTAGAGTTGTTTTCCCAG ATGGTTCTGATCCATCAGCTTACTCCGGTAAAATAATAGAGTGCTCTTTTGACACTGATAACCAAAAATGGATATGGATGAGGACCAGAGTCGACAAAGGAACTCCGAATGATTACAACACGTACAGAAAG GTGATGAGAAGTATTACTGACAACATCACTGAAGAAGTGCTGTTGAATGAGATTTATGAGATCATTCGACTGCCAATGTATGCGGATAGGATACAGAGTGATAGCAAAGCTCATGTACGACGCAGATGA
- the LOC125871586 gene encoding uncharacterized protein LOC125871586 isoform X2, with protein MDLNALPQPEDDDEIFGQQLEDDEPQEPILHSDERADYVTSAVEISRREREERIQKLKRQHPDDRPAYPSQPRMRDEIFQTKRQKPSSRLPPGWLDCPAFGQEIGCLIPSKVPLDETFNDCVLPGKRYSFRQVLHQQRVLGRKLGMVIDLTNTSRYYSLSDWRKEGIKHVKIQCRGRGSAPDNESVNLFVSEKHAKKYILVHCTHGHNRTGFMIIHYLMRTLPISVSQAIKIFSDARPPGIYKPDYIDALYAFYHEKKPEMVVCPPTPEWKKSSELDLNGDAMPDDDDDGGPAAPLTDNLEAQVVTSNDDILGDAIPQDQQNCLRQFCYQALKMTPGGRGPQFPGSHPVSLDRENLQLLRQRYYYATWKADGTRYMMLIMMDGCFLIDRHFNFRRVQMRFPCRHTNEGLAEKTHHFTLLDGEMVIDTLPDTQKQERRYLIYDMMALNQVSVIERPFYERWRMIDKEVIGPRNHERQHIYQSRNPYYRYELEPFRVRRKDFFLLSTVTKLLKEFIPKLSHEADGLIFQGWDDPYVPRTHEGLLKWKYPEMNSVDFLFEVVDDREFLYLHERGKKKLMEGSRVVFPDGSDPSAYSGKIIECSFDTDNQKWIWMRTRVDKGTPNDYNTYRKVMRSITDNITEEVLLNEIYEIIRLPMYADRIQSDSKAHVRRR; from the exons ATGGATCTGAATGCCTTGCCACAGCCAGAGGATGACGACGAGATTTTTGGacaacaattagaagatgaTGAACCACAAGAACCTATTTTACATAGTGATGAGCGTGCAGATTATGTCACGAGTGCTGTAGAGATTTCACGTCGC GAGCGGGAGGAAAGGATTCAAAAACTTAAAAGACAACATCCAGATGATAGACCAGCATATCCATCTCAACCACGAATGCGGGATGAGATCTTTCAGACAAAGAGACAGAAACCTAGCAGCAGACTTCCTccag GTTGGTTGGATTGTCCTGCATTTGGACAGGAGATAGGTTGTCTTATTCCTTCAAAGGTTCCATTGGATGAAACTTTCAACGATTGTGTTCTTCCTGGCAAAAGATACTCGTTTAGGCAAGTCCTCCACCAACAGAGAGTTTTAGGAAGAAAA CTTGGTATGGTGATTGATCTCACCAATACAAGTCGATACTATTCATTGTCAGATTGGAGGAAAGAAGGCATCAAGCATGTAAAG ATTCAATGCAGAGGCCGCGGGTCTGCACCTGATAATGAGTCTGTAAATTTATTTGTCTCTGAg AAACATGCAAAGAAGTATATTCTTGTCCATTGCACACATGGGCATAATCGCACTGGGTTTATGATCATTCATTATCTTATGCGTACGCTGCCAATATCTGTCAGTCAG GCAATTAAAATTTTTTCTGATGCTCGTCCTCCTGGGATCTATAAGCCAGACTATATCGATGCCCTATATGCCTTCTATCATGAGAAAAAACCTGAAATGGTTGTTTGTCCACCAACACCTGAGTGGAAAAAATCTTCTGAGCTTGATTTGAATGGTGATGCTATGCCAGATGACGATGACGATGGAGGTCCTGCAGCTCCTTTGACT GACAATCTTGAAGCACAAGTAGTAACCTCAAATGATGACATTTTGGGAGATGCAATCCCACAAGATCAGCAAAATTGTTTACGACAGTTTTGTTATCAAGCACTGAAAATGACCCCAGGG GGTAGAGGCCCACAATTTCCTGGCTCACATCCAGTCTCTCTTGACAG GGAAAACTTGCAGTTATTAAGGCAGCGTTACTACTATGCCACTTGGAAGGCTGATGGGACACGATATATGATGCTGATCATGATGGATGGCTGTTTCTTAATTGATAGACATTTCAACTTCCGGAGGGTTCAGATGAGATTTCCTTGCAGACACACTAATGAA GGTTTAGCCGAAAAGACCCACCACTTCACTTTACTTGATGGAGAGATGGTAATTGATACTTTGCCTGACACACAGAAGCAGGAAAGGAGATACCTAATTTATGATATGATGGCTTTGAACCAGGTGTCTGTCATTGAG CGACCCTTTTATGAACGGTGGAGAATGATCGACAAAGAAGTGATTGGTCCAAGGAATCATGAACGTCAACATATATACCAGAGTAGAAACCCTTACTATAGATATGAGTTGGAGCCTTTCAGG GTGAGGAGGAAGGATTTTTTTCTGCTCTCTACTGTCACAAAACTTCTCAAAGAATTTATCCCAAAGCTTTCACATGAAGCTGATGGTCTTATTTTTCAG GGTTGGGATGATCCTTATGTTCCTCGCACGCATGAGGGTCTCTTGAAGTGGAAATACCCTGAAATGAACTCGGTCGACTTTCTGTTTGAG GTGGTCGACGATCGTGAATTTCTTTATCTACATGAACGAGGGAAGAAGAAACTAATGGAGGGGAGTAGAGTTGTTTTCCCAG ATGGTTCTGATCCATCAGCTTACTCCGGTAAAATAATAGAGTGCTCTTTTGACACTGATAACCAAAAATGGATATGGATGAGGACCAGAGTCGACAAAGGAACTCCGAATGATTACAACACGTACAGAAAG GTGATGAGAAGTATTACTGACAACATCACTGAAGAAGTGCTGTTGAATGAGATTTATGAGATCATTCGACTGCCAATGTATGCGGATAGGATACAGAGTGATAGCAAAGCTCATGTACGACGCAGATGA
- the LOC125870076 gene encoding LOW QUALITY PROTEIN: receptor-like protein 50 (The sequence of the model RefSeq protein was modified relative to this genomic sequence to represent the inferred CDS: inserted 2 bases in 1 codon; substituted 1 base at 1 genomic stop codon), whose translation MKMRTLHFLCLFLILLFQILSRNEIFFVSSKCLDDQKSLLLQLKGSLQYDSSFSTKLTRWNDNTSECCDWDGVKXDFYGHVLXLGTRYELISSGVENSSALLSFEYLEKLNLAYNRFDVGIPVGIYNLVNLKYLNLSNAGLFGQIPMTLSRLTRLVTLDLSTLLQPLKFESLDFIENLTELRELYLDGVDLSAQRNEWCQSLSSYLPNLTALSLRGCQVSGPIDDSLSNLRFLSVIYLDQNNLSTTVPECFAKFSNLTSN comes from the exons ATGAAAATGAGAACTCTACACTTTCTatgtcttttcttgattcttttgtttCAAATCTTATCACGAAATGAGATTTTCTTTGTTTCCTCTAAATGTCTTGATGATCAAAAGTCATTGTTGCTGCAATTGAAAGGCAGCCTCCAATATGATTCTAGTTTTTCAACCAAGTTGACGCGTTGGAATGACAACACAAGTGAATGTTGTGATTGGGATGGGGTGAAATGAGATTTCTATGGTCATGTGTT CCTTGGAACTAGATATGAGTTGATTTCTAGTGGAGTTGAGAATTCAAGTGCtcttttaagttttgagtaTCTTGAGAAGCTAAATTTGGCTTACAACAGGTTCGACGTTGGTATACCAGTTGGTATATACAATTTAGTCAACTTGAAGTACCTGAATTTATCAAATGCTGGTTTATTCGGGCAAATTCCTATGACGTTATCAAGATTAACCAGGCTAGTTACTCTTGATCTCTCAACTCTTCTCCAGCCACTTAAATTTGAGAGTCTTGATTTTATTGAGAACTTGACAGAACTTAGAGAGCTTTACCTAGATGGTGTTGACCTTTCAGCTCAGAGGAACGAGTGGTGTCAGTCTTTATCGTCATATTTGCCTAACTTGACGGCCTTGAGCTTGCGTGGTTGTCAAGTTTCAGGCCCTATTGATGATTCACTTTCCAACCTTCGATTTCTTTCAGTCATCTATCTAGACCAGAACAATCTCTCTACCACAGTTCCTGAATGTTTTGCCAAATTCTCCAACTTGACTAGTAACTGA